The Henckelia pumila isolate YLH828 chromosome 2, ASM3356847v2, whole genome shotgun sequence genome includes a window with the following:
- the LOC140882398 gene encoding uncharacterized protein isoform X1 has translation MEEQQQQKQMAIISKKGRITKKKRRKQLHNPQSHTLFPLLLAAILSKSRNNQAVIKKCLNKTILSLPHFLLAPVLSVIPALLKSNCVEIVCKSAEIVGAASLSSFEMNEIIALEDEIIKSLISLLRSPMRKISMVACNAMLDLATTSVGRQRLLQFSAIEKLILCSIQENKNYAPVVSASSDVILFEDDEYSTSIFHVATTLINNCTMEQLRAIPTELSESYLVHLKMLWGIVNKQRFSITCKGDLGKDFYTLNIATNKLAESIFRFSITSSLHLQPAAFDMIMESIFGLGETTFELFLSNIWEVSPMLVRDSAQASASEDGIFSPFTQFLGPKEAIQSFLPTILNRFTSCPPTASDELDILRVMEDVRNQLGCPLVYNQDVRVIKSPCGKKELHYFQEHSGPSISVDRHILNINDLLKFEDAFLEGYSIALRGMEFRCQTIASIADGLASLFGQPSAGVNLYLTPTNSQGLVRHSDDHCVFVCQLIGAKKWTIFPRSDHQLPRLYQPLGIPHDLQDESQITDACQQFLLKEGDVLYIPRGFPHEARTLKDEAEEFNNPIEFSLHLTLAIEIEPPFEWEGLLHIAVYSWYEKNKMLPNTSPDSMPQNLLTASVKLLHVAINLIGNSDPMFRKACLVGASSFSSTEDRFNNWRTIFDFLVNRILKESKFSHILKHIKAALNENEDPLGHLRWMRHLAVEEEIENSSNSSVISVDSRYLLDLSSQHWGVAEEVFMQVMLKFCKEVEFSTIEVRYKMLLEKYREVRKQYTHGMLSLHCSVNDDDITPT, from the exons ATGGAagagcagcagcagcagaagcAAATGGCGATTATTAGCAAAAAAGGAAGAATTACCAAGAAGAAGAGGCGAAAACAGCTACATAATCCGCAGTCCCATACGCTTTTTCCTTTACTTTTGGCAGCCATTCTCTCCAAATCTCGCAACAACCAAGCCGTCATAAAGAAATGCTTGAACAAGACCATTCTCTCACTTCCGCATTTCCTGTTAGCACCTGTTCTCTCTGTGATTCCAGCTCTCCTTAAATCCAA TTGTGTTGAAATTGTGTGCAAAAGCGCTGAGATTGTTGGGGCTGCCTCCCTATCATCGTTTGAGATGAATGAAATAATTGCTCTGGAAGATGAAATCATAAAGAGCTTGATCTCACTGTTGCGAAGTCCAATGAGGAAAATCTCGATGGTTGCTTGCAATGCTATGTTGGATTTGGCTACAACATCAGTTGGACGTCAAAGGCTGCTTCAGTTCTCTGCCATTGAGAAGCTTAT CCTTTGCTCAATTCaggaaaataaaaattatgctCCTGTGGTTTCTGCCTCCTCTGATGTGATATTATTTGAGGATGATGAGTATTCAACTTCGATTTTTCATGTTGCTACCACTCTTATCAACAACTGCACGATGGAGCAGCTAAGAGCCATACCAACAGAGCTATCGGAATCGTATTTGGTCCATTTGAAGATGTTGTGGGGAATAGTAAATAAACAGAGGTTCTCTATTACTTGTAAAGGTGATTTGGGAAAAGATTTCTACACATTAAACATCGCGACAAATAAATTGGCTGAAAGTATATTTAGATTCTCCATTACTTCTAGTCTGCACCTTCAACCAGCAGCTTTCGATATGATAATGGAAAGCATTTTTGGATTGGGAGAAACTACTTTTGAACTATTTCTATCAAACATTTGGGAGGTGTCTCCTATGCTCGTAAGGGATTCGGCACAGGCTTCAGCTAGTGAGGATGGTATTTTCAGTCCATTTACTCAGTTTCTTGGTCCTAAAGAGGCAATACAAAGCTTTCTTCCAACAATACTAAATCGGTTCACTTCTTGTCCGCCAACGGCATCCGATGAACTGGATATCCTAAGGGTGATGGAGGACGTAAGAAACCAACTTGGTTGCCCTCTGGTTTACAACCAAGATGTCCGTGTTATAAAATCGCCATGCGGAAAAAAAGAGTTGCACTATTTTCAGGAGCATTCAGGCCCCAGTATCTCCGTGGATCGTCATATCCTCAATATTAATGATTTATTGAAATTTGAAGATGCTTTTTTGGAGGGTTATTCGATTGCTCTACGTGGTATGGAGTTTCGTTGTCAAACTATTGCTTCTATTGCAGATGGGTTAGCTTCTCTCTTTGGCCAGCCATCAGCTGGTGTAAATTTGTATTTAACACCTACTAATTCTCAAGGTTTAGTCCGTCACAGTGACGACCATTGTGTATTTGTATGCCAACTTATCGGTGCCAAAAAGTGGACAATCTTTCCTCGGTCGGATCACCAATTACCTCGTTTATATCAACCTTTAGGTATCCCACACGATTTACAGGATGAAAGCCAAATAACTGATGCTTGCCAACAATTTTTGCTGAAAGAAGGTGATGTTTTATATATTCCAAGAGGATTTCCTCATGAAGCTCGGACCCTTAAAGATGAAGCTGAGGAATTCAACAATCCAATTGAATTCTCCTTACATTTGACTCTGGCTATTGAGATTGAACCTCCGTTTGA GTGGGAAGGTTTATTGCACATTGCGGTCTATTCTTGGtacgagaaaaataaaatgttacCAAACACGTCACCTGATTCCATGCCACAAAATCTTCTCACTGCTTCTGTGAAGCTCCTGCATGTTGCGATCAATCTCATTGGCAACAGTGATCCAATGTTTCGGAAGGCTTGTTTGGTTGGTGCATCATCATTTTCATCAACAGAAGATAGGTTCAACAACTGGAGAACAATTTTCGATTTCTTGGTCAATAGAATCTTGAAAGAATCAAAGTTTTCCCACATCctaaaacatataaaagcagCTTTAAATGAAAATGAAGATCCTCTCGGACACCTGCGATGGATGAGACATCTAGCAGTGGAAGAAGAAATAGAAAACTCGAGCAATTCGAGTGTTATATCAGTGGATAGCCGGTACCTGTTGGATTTGTCTAGCCAGCACTGGGGCGTAGCAGAAGAAGTTTTCATGCAAGTCATGTTGAAGTTTTGCAAGGAAGTTGAGTTTAGCACCATTGAAGTACGGTACAAGATGCTGCTTGAGAAGTACAGAGAGGTGAGAAAGCAATACACCCATGGGATGCTTTCTTTACATTGTAGCGTTAATGATGATGACATTACGCCGACCTAA
- the LOC140882398 gene encoding uncharacterized protein isoform X2: MNEIIALEDEIIKSLISLLRSPMRKISMVACNAMLDLATTSVGRQRLLQFSAIEKLILCSIQENKNYAPVVSASSDVILFEDDEYSTSIFHVATTLINNCTMEQLRAIPTELSESYLVHLKMLWGIVNKQRFSITCKGDLGKDFYTLNIATNKLAESIFRFSITSSLHLQPAAFDMIMESIFGLGETTFELFLSNIWEVSPMLVRDSAQASASEDGIFSPFTQFLGPKEAIQSFLPTILNRFTSCPPTASDELDILRVMEDVRNQLGCPLVYNQDVRVIKSPCGKKELHYFQEHSGPSISVDRHILNINDLLKFEDAFLEGYSIALRGMEFRCQTIASIADGLASLFGQPSAGVNLYLTPTNSQGLVRHSDDHCVFVCQLIGAKKWTIFPRSDHQLPRLYQPLGIPHDLQDESQITDACQQFLLKEGDVLYIPRGFPHEARTLKDEAEEFNNPIEFSLHLTLAIEIEPPFEWEGLLHIAVYSWYEKNKMLPNTSPDSMPQNLLTASVKLLHVAINLIGNSDPMFRKACLVGASSFSSTEDRFNNWRTIFDFLVNRILKESKFSHILKHIKAALNENEDPLGHLRWMRHLAVEEEIENSSNSSVISVDSRYLLDLSSQHWGVAEEVFMQVMLKFCKEVEFSTIEVRYKMLLEKYREVRKQYTHGMLSLHCSVNDDDITPT, encoded by the exons ATGAATGAAATAATTGCTCTGGAAGATGAAATCATAAAGAGCTTGATCTCACTGTTGCGAAGTCCAATGAGGAAAATCTCGATGGTTGCTTGCAATGCTATGTTGGATTTGGCTACAACATCAGTTGGACGTCAAAGGCTGCTTCAGTTCTCTGCCATTGAGAAGCTTAT CCTTTGCTCAATTCaggaaaataaaaattatgctCCTGTGGTTTCTGCCTCCTCTGATGTGATATTATTTGAGGATGATGAGTATTCAACTTCGATTTTTCATGTTGCTACCACTCTTATCAACAACTGCACGATGGAGCAGCTAAGAGCCATACCAACAGAGCTATCGGAATCGTATTTGGTCCATTTGAAGATGTTGTGGGGAATAGTAAATAAACAGAGGTTCTCTATTACTTGTAAAGGTGATTTGGGAAAAGATTTCTACACATTAAACATCGCGACAAATAAATTGGCTGAAAGTATATTTAGATTCTCCATTACTTCTAGTCTGCACCTTCAACCAGCAGCTTTCGATATGATAATGGAAAGCATTTTTGGATTGGGAGAAACTACTTTTGAACTATTTCTATCAAACATTTGGGAGGTGTCTCCTATGCTCGTAAGGGATTCGGCACAGGCTTCAGCTAGTGAGGATGGTATTTTCAGTCCATTTACTCAGTTTCTTGGTCCTAAAGAGGCAATACAAAGCTTTCTTCCAACAATACTAAATCGGTTCACTTCTTGTCCGCCAACGGCATCCGATGAACTGGATATCCTAAGGGTGATGGAGGACGTAAGAAACCAACTTGGTTGCCCTCTGGTTTACAACCAAGATGTCCGTGTTATAAAATCGCCATGCGGAAAAAAAGAGTTGCACTATTTTCAGGAGCATTCAGGCCCCAGTATCTCCGTGGATCGTCATATCCTCAATATTAATGATTTATTGAAATTTGAAGATGCTTTTTTGGAGGGTTATTCGATTGCTCTACGTGGTATGGAGTTTCGTTGTCAAACTATTGCTTCTATTGCAGATGGGTTAGCTTCTCTCTTTGGCCAGCCATCAGCTGGTGTAAATTTGTATTTAACACCTACTAATTCTCAAGGTTTAGTCCGTCACAGTGACGACCATTGTGTATTTGTATGCCAACTTATCGGTGCCAAAAAGTGGACAATCTTTCCTCGGTCGGATCACCAATTACCTCGTTTATATCAACCTTTAGGTATCCCACACGATTTACAGGATGAAAGCCAAATAACTGATGCTTGCCAACAATTTTTGCTGAAAGAAGGTGATGTTTTATATATTCCAAGAGGATTTCCTCATGAAGCTCGGACCCTTAAAGATGAAGCTGAGGAATTCAACAATCCAATTGAATTCTCCTTACATTTGACTCTGGCTATTGAGATTGAACCTCCGTTTGA GTGGGAAGGTTTATTGCACATTGCGGTCTATTCTTGGtacgagaaaaataaaatgttacCAAACACGTCACCTGATTCCATGCCACAAAATCTTCTCACTGCTTCTGTGAAGCTCCTGCATGTTGCGATCAATCTCATTGGCAACAGTGATCCAATGTTTCGGAAGGCTTGTTTGGTTGGTGCATCATCATTTTCATCAACAGAAGATAGGTTCAACAACTGGAGAACAATTTTCGATTTCTTGGTCAATAGAATCTTGAAAGAATCAAAGTTTTCCCACATCctaaaacatataaaagcagCTTTAAATGAAAATGAAGATCCTCTCGGACACCTGCGATGGATGAGACATCTAGCAGTGGAAGAAGAAATAGAAAACTCGAGCAATTCGAGTGTTATATCAGTGGATAGCCGGTACCTGTTGGATTTGTCTAGCCAGCACTGGGGCGTAGCAGAAGAAGTTTTCATGCAAGTCATGTTGAAGTTTTGCAAGGAAGTTGAGTTTAGCACCATTGAAGTACGGTACAAGATGCTGCTTGAGAAGTACAGAGAGGTGAGAAAGCAATACACCCATGGGATGCTTTCTTTACATTGTAGCGTTAATGATGATGACATTACGCCGACCTAA
- the LOC140883961 gene encoding RING-H2 finger protein ATL43 translates to MGSLHLWLCLFLISSSSHFYLITTALDGKTDGGISDALPPPQQSISESSGSSRVAPFKPGIAIIVGLLTTIFSITFLLLLYVKHCKRDAAYASSSRGHLPSRNHSGINRKVIESLPMFRFSSLRGQKDGLECAVCLNKFEADEVLRLLPKCKHAFHVECVDTWLEAHSTCPLCRYRVDPEDVLLVLDLHDSRSLFNNQESAAVLSPGVAVNTRISGRHSSAAERGKSMEIIVEDPGEVSRGRVSLDSWKSRRKAKNESVHSMSGSVGELGKPGQAAEEAENTGRKSVDSWRRKDGQLLVGQNHRLEHRIIISTGERRERWSDVQAAELLYLKSEMIMQEEDEEEGSGRGVIKERSVSEITGVSRYRSNEMMRDRQGEGAVMRWLAWISQSPLYNHQKPAVQSSSSSPAVV, encoded by the coding sequence ATGGGCAGTCTCCATCTCTGGCTATGCTTATTCTTGATTTCGAGCAGCAGTCATTTCTATCTTATTACAACAGCGTTAGATGGAAAAACCGACGGTGGCATTTCTGACGCTCTTCCGCCGCCGCAGCAATCGATTTCGGAGTCTTCGGGGAGTTCGAGAGTAGCCCCGTTCAAGCCTGGGATCGCCATAATTGTGGGACTGCTCACGACTATATTTTCGATCACTTTCTTGTTGCTTCTCTACGTGAAGCATTGCAAGAGGGACGCTGCTTACGCTAGCAGTTCCAGGGGGCACCTTCCATCGAGAAATCATTCGGGAATCAACAGGAAAGTAATCGAATCTCTTCCCATGTTTCGTTTCTCATCGCTGAGAGGGCAGAAAGACGGCTTGGAATGCGCGGTTTGTCTGAATAAATTCGAGGCGGACGAGGTGCTGAGGCTGCTTCCCAAGTGCAAACACGCCTTCCACGTCGAGTGCGTGGACACATGGCTGGAAGCACACTCCACATGCCCGCTTTGCAGGTACCGGGTCGACCCGGAAGACGTGCTCCTCGTCCTGGATCTCCACGACAGCAGATCCTTGTTCAACAATCAAGAAAGCGCCGCCGTCCTGTCCCCAGGTGTCGCCGTGAACACGAGGATCTCCGGGAGGCATTCATCTGCTGCGGAGAGAGGAAAGTCGATGGAAATCATAGTGGAGGATCCAGGGGAGGTTTCCAGAGGAAGAGTTTCGTTGGATAGTTGGAAATCCAGGAGGAAAGCCAAGAACGAATCAGTACACTCGATGAGTGGAAGTGTAGGCGAGCTCGGAAAACCAGGGCAGGCGGCGGAGGAAGCGGAAAATACGGGCAGAAAGTCGGTGGACAGCTGGAGGCGGAAAGACGGGCAGCTGTTGGTGGGGCAGAATCATCGGTTGGAACATCGCATCATAATATCTACGGGAGAAAGGAGGGAGCGTTGGAGCGACGTGCAGGCGGCGGAGTTACTGTATCTGAAGTCGGAGATGATAATGCAggaggaagatgaagaagaagggAGTGGCAGAGGTGTAATTAAGGAGAGAAGCGTGTCTGAAATCACAGGAGTAAGTAGGTATAGGAGTAATGAGATGATGAGAGATAGACAAGGAGAAGGGGCTGTAATGAGGTGGTTGGCTTGGATTTCACAATCCCCACTGTACAACCATCAGAAGCCAGCTGTacaatcttcttcttcttcacctGCTGTTGTTTAG
- the LOC140884416 gene encoding F-box protein SKIP24 isoform X2, giving the protein MSALPDDLLRRIMEIGIQSGTLGCADLCRLSIACRRLRFLAADDSLWSHLLFSDFPSDFNFNFNDISSSDVNSKLKRLYKARYRKRQQQICAVLKLQGKIAEQSGKIRRIELQILEEKDKLDKADAERKYLCQIRHASVALNVWQPEVVRARQEQMVRQCTVPVKSRIKTVEMELSSCKNQIACLRKSLITEKRRLCEAEEKLARVNYHPLQDVEGASLKSGERRITNKKLKLSKTSKF; this is encoded by the exons ATGTCGGCGCTTCCTGACGATCTCTTGAGAAGAATAATGGAAATTGGAATCCAATCGGGAACCCTTGGTTGCGCTGACCTCTGCCGCCTTTCCATTGCCTGCCGCCGCCTCCGCTTCCTAGCTGCCGACGATTCTCTCTGGTCGCATCTTCTCTTTTCCGACTTCCCATCcgattttaatttcaattttaacgACATCTCATCTTCCGATGTCAATTCCAAGCTCAAGAGACTCTACAAGGCGAG ATACCGGAAGCGCCAACAGCAGATTTGTGCTGTTTTGAAATTACAGGGCAAAATAGCTGAGCAGTCGGGTAAAATTAGGAGGATTGAGCTTCAGATTTTAGAGGAGAAAGATAAACTGGATAAAGCAGATGCCGAGCGAAAGTATTTATGCCAAATCAG GCATGCTTCCGTTGCATTGAACGTTTGGCAGCCGGAGGTCGTTCGAGCCAGGCAAGAGCAGATGGTTCGGCAATGCACTGTACCTGTTAAATCTCGAATCAAGACAGTTGAAATGGAGCTTAGCTCTTGCAAAAATCAGATTGCATGTCTCCGGAAGAGCCTT ATTACTGAAAAGAGAAGGTTATGTGAAGCCGAGGAAAAGTTGGCTAGGGTAAATTACCACCCATTACAGGATGTTGAAGGTGCTAGTTTGAAATCAGGCGAGCGTAGAATTACGAATAAAAAGTTGAAACTTTCCAAAACTTCGAAGTTCTAA
- the LOC140884416 gene encoding F-box protein SKIP24 isoform X1 — protein MSALPDDLLRRIMEIGIQSGTLGCADLCRLSIACRRLRFLAADDSLWSHLLFSDFPSDFNFNFNDISSSDVNSKLKRLYKARYESDRYRKRQQQICAVLKLQGKIAEQSGKIRRIELQILEEKDKLDKADAERKYLCQIRHASVALNVWQPEVVRARQEQMVRQCTVPVKSRIKTVEMELSSCKNQIACLRKSLITEKRRLCEAEEKLARVNYHPLQDVEGASLKSGERRITNKKLKLSKTSKF, from the exons ATGTCGGCGCTTCCTGACGATCTCTTGAGAAGAATAATGGAAATTGGAATCCAATCGGGAACCCTTGGTTGCGCTGACCTCTGCCGCCTTTCCATTGCCTGCCGCCGCCTCCGCTTCCTAGCTGCCGACGATTCTCTCTGGTCGCATCTTCTCTTTTCCGACTTCCCATCcgattttaatttcaattttaacgACATCTCATCTTCCGATGTCAATTCCAAGCTCAAGAGACTCTACAAGGCGAG ATATGAGTCCGACAGATACCGGAAGCGCCAACAGCAGATTTGTGCTGTTTTGAAATTACAGGGCAAAATAGCTGAGCAGTCGGGTAAAATTAGGAGGATTGAGCTTCAGATTTTAGAGGAGAAAGATAAACTGGATAAAGCAGATGCCGAGCGAAAGTATTTATGCCAAATCAG GCATGCTTCCGTTGCATTGAACGTTTGGCAGCCGGAGGTCGTTCGAGCCAGGCAAGAGCAGATGGTTCGGCAATGCACTGTACCTGTTAAATCTCGAATCAAGACAGTTGAAATGGAGCTTAGCTCTTGCAAAAATCAGATTGCATGTCTCCGGAAGAGCCTT ATTACTGAAAAGAGAAGGTTATGTGAAGCCGAGGAAAAGTTGGCTAGGGTAAATTACCACCCATTACAGGATGTTGAAGGTGCTAGTTTGAAATCAGGCGAGCGTAGAATTACGAATAAAAAGTTGAAACTTTCCAAAACTTCGAAGTTCTAA
- the LOC140882727 gene encoding transcription factor MYB60-like: MGRPPCCDKVGIKKGPWTPEEDIILVSYIQEHGPGNWRAVPTNTGLSRCSKSCRLRWTNYLRPGIKRGNFTSHEEGMIIHLQALLGNKWAAIATYLPQRTDNDIKNYWNTHLKKKLMKFQTGMGHSQMLYDSTANHPQFSLESCVDQRRMDRNTISNQQYFSSNEKNSGLAYASSADNISKLLQEWMRSSPQPNQHTSHNDGKFQTEASFQGFGEPMQIKHHEYQGKNGTHDDIPSDELERNLSMSDHLDCDSSEKGDENIGFLDHQKAPKFENFDHPPLSFLENWLFDEGVSSVDQEVMDQIPIMF; this comes from the exons atggggAGGCCTCCATGTTGCGATAAAGTTGGGATCAAGAAAGGTCCATGGACTCCTGAAGAAGACATCATTTTAGTCTCTTACATTCAAGAACATGGTCCAGGGAATTGGAGAGCTGTGCCCACTAATACCG gTTTGTCGAGGTGCAGCAAGAGTTGCAGGCTCAGGTGGACTAATTACCTTAGGCCAGGGATCAAGAGAGGAAATTTCACCTCACATGAAGAAGGGATGATCATTCATCTTCAAGCTTTATTGGGTAACAA ATGGGCTGCTATAGCAACATACTTGCCACAAAGAACAGATAATGACATCAAGAACTACTGGAACACTCACTTGAAGAAAAAGTTGATGAAGTTTCAGACAGGTATGGGTCATTCCCAAATGCTATATGACTCCACAGCTAATCACCCTCAATTCTCGTTGGAAAGCTGTGTCGATCAAAGGAGAATGGATCGCAATACCATTAGCAATCAGCAATACTTCAGCTCCAACGAAAAAAATTCCGGCTTGGCGTACGCTTCTAGCGcagataatatatcaaaacttCTTCAAGAATGGATGAGATCATCCCCTCAGCCTAACCAGCACACATCCCACAATGACGGAAAATTTCAAACTGAAGCTTCATTTCAAGGTTTCGGGGAACCGATGCAGATCAAACATCATGAATATCAGGGCAAGAATGGTACTCATGATGATATTCCTAGTGATGAATTGGAACGTAATCTTTCAATGTCTGATCATCTAGATTGTGATTCTAGTGAAAAGGGTGATGAGAATATTGGATTTCTTGATCATCAAAAGGCTCCGAAATTCGAAAATTTTGATCACCCTCCGTTGTCATTTCTTGAGAACTGGCTGTTCGATGAAGGTGTTAGTTCAGTGGATCAAGAAGTGATGGATCAAATCCCAATTATGTTCTAA
- the LOC140882740 gene encoding probable zinc metalloprotease EGY1, chloroplastic produces the protein MVALTSFSFRLTPQNGCNFRQKLQNNGAECFLCGKLVPERRRLSWKGRFGRWDVVIRSCYNSKNNTNDDIGVNGDRENKDNTNLATMASSEKKSDDDSDDSTASISSRPPTLSPIGQSYNNFQVDSFKLMELLGPEKVDPADVKIIKEKLFGYSTFWVTREEPFGDLEEGILFLGNLRGKREDVFAKLQKQLSEVMGDKYNLFMVEEPNSEGPDPRGGPRVSFGMLRKEVSDPGQTTLWQYVIALLLFLLTIGSSVELGIASQISRLPPEVVKYFTDPNAVEPPDMQLLFPFVDSALPLAYGVLGVQLFHEVGHFVAAFPRKVKLSIPFFIPNITLGSFGAITQFKSILPDRKAKVDISLAGPFAGAALSFSMFTVGLMLSSNPAMAGDLVQVPSMLFQGSLLLGLISRGFLGYTSMHAATVSIHPLVIAGWCGLTTSAFNLLPVGCLDGGKAMQGAFGKSALVASGLATYTMLGLGVLGGPLSLPWGLYVLICQRAPEKPCLNDVTEVGTWRKTLLTMGIILVVLTLLPVWDELAEELGVGLVTTL, from the exons ATGGTTGCTTTAACCAGTTTTAGCTTCCGTTTAACCCCTCAAAATGGCTGCAATTTCCGGCAGAAACTTCAGAACAATGGTGCCGAATGTTTTCTTTGCGGGAAACTCGTTCCAGAAAGGCGAAGATTATCTTGGAAGGGGAGATTTGGGAGGTGGGATGTTGTTATTAGGTCGTGTTATAATAGTAAAAACAACACGAATGATGATATTGGTGTTAATGGCGATAGAGAAAATAAAGATAATACGAATTTGGCTACGATGGCGTCATCTGAGAAGAAGTCTGATGATGATTCCGATGATTCGACGGCTTCTATATCTTCGCGG CCACCAACTCTATCACCTATTGGACAATCATACAATAATTTCCAGGTTGACTCTTTTAAATTAATGGAACTTCTGGGGCCAGAAAAGGTTGATCCAGCTGATGTCAAGATTATTAAGGAGAAGCTCTTCGGCTATTCAACCTTTTGGGTAACTAGAGAAGAGCCTTTTGGTGATCTAGAAGAAGGCATTCTTTTTCTTGGCAACCTTAGGGGAAAGAGAGAGGATGTTTTTGCTAAACTTCAGAAGCAGCTATCTGAGGTGATGGGAGATAAATACAACCTCTTCATGGTGGAGGAACCAAATTCTGAAGGACCAGATCCACGTGGTGGACCCCGTGTCAGCTTTGGCATGCTGCGAAAAGAGGTTTCGGATCCCGGCCAAACAACTCTTTGGCAATATGTGATTGCTCTCCTGTTGTTTCTTCTTACTATTGGTTCCTCAGTGGAGCTAGGAATAGCATCTCAG ATAAGTAGACTTCCACCGGAGGTAGTTAAATACTTTACAGATCCAAATGCTGTTGAACCACCAGATATGCAACTCCTCTTTCCATTTGTGGACTCTGCTTTGCCTTTGGCTTACGGTGTGCTAGGGGTTCAGCTCTTTCAT GAAGTTGGACATTTTGTTGCAGCATTTCCTAGGAAAGTAAAACTGAGTATTCCGTTCTTTATTCCAAATATTACTCTTGGGAGCTTTGGAGCAATTACTCAG TTCAAGTCCATTCTTCCTGATCGAAAGGCAAAAGTAGATATTTCATTGGCTGGGCCATTTGCAGGAGCTGCTTTGTCTTTCTCTATGTTCACTGTTGGCCTGATGCTTTCATCAAATCCAGCCATGGCTGGAGATTTGGTGCAGGTTCCCAGCATGCTTTTTCAAGGCTCTTTGCTTCTTGGGCTTATCAGTAGAGGCTTTCTTGGTTACAC GAGCATGCATGCCGCAACAGTCTCAATACATCCTCTGGTGATTGCTGGCTG GTGCGGGCTGACGACGTCTGCATTTAATCTGCTACCAGTTGGATGTCTTGATGGTGGAAAGGCTATGCAG GGAGCTTTTGGAAAGAGTGCCCTTGTTGCTTCTGGATTAGCAACTTACACCATGCTCGGGTTGGGAGTG CTCGGTGGACCCTTGTCACTTCCTTGGGGATTATACGTCCTAATATGTCAG AGGGCTCCAGAGAAACCGTGCTTAAATGACGTAACAGAGGTAGGAACTTGGCGAAAAACGCTTCTTACCATGGGCATTATACTTGTAGTCCTGACTCTCCTACCCGTGTGGGACGAGCTAGCGGAAGAGCTTGGTGTAGGTCTTGTTACCACGCTTTGA